A genomic segment from Glycine max cultivar Williams 82 chromosome 1, Glycine_max_v4.0, whole genome shotgun sequence encodes:
- the LOC100780726 gene encoding probable apyrase 7 yields the protein MVFAKIASLVAPNSHSLPHPLSLQDLSSYHRHLEPPLQGGTTSSSRNKCLRLSLYLATFLFLTYLLFLLLYSYWAHASSAKYYVVLDCGSTGTRVYVYRASVRFNRHTTLPIAITSLRNPSHKKPPTGRAYDRIETEPGIDKLVNNVSGLNNALKPLLRWAKKQIPVRAHKSTFLFLYATAGVRRLPVSDSRWLLDNAWSVLKDSPFVCQRDWVKTILGPEEAYFGWIALNYDSGILGVRPRKATYGALDLGGSSLQVTFESDQQLNSETSLYVRIGSVSHHLTAYSLPGYGLNEAFGKSVVYLFRKEFGLGDVDVGSGGNIELKHPCLQEGYREEYLCSRCLSSKKGGNGGFGGTPLVLVGAPNWGECSTLAKVAVNLSEWSDHGAGLDCGAQPCALGDNLPRPYGHFYVISGFYVVYRFFNLTSEATLDDVLVRGKGFCGKRWDVAKRSVAPQPFIEQYCFRAPYIASLLREGLHINDNQITVGSGNITWTLGVALLEAGKAFSTRFGLRDLELFQMKINPLVLVPLLLLSFILLLCALSCIGNWMPRFFRRQYLPISRHNSVSGASVLNIPSPFRFQRWSPMNSGDGRLKMPLSPKIASSQQSPFGLGHGLDNNSGGVELMKSSLYPSASNVSHSYSSNSLGQMQFDSGNMGAFWSPHRSQMRLQSRRSQSREDLNSSLAEVHLVKP from the exons ATGGTCTTTGCCAAAATCGCATCACTCGTCGCCCCCAATTCACATTCCCTCCCCCACCCCCTTTCTCTCCAGGATCTCTCCTCGTACCACCGCCACCTCGAACCACCCCTCCAAGGCGGAACAACCTCGTCCTCACGCAACAAATGCCTCAGACTCTCACTCTACCTCGCCACCTTCCTGTTCCTAACTtacctcctcttcctcctcctctacTCCTACTGGGCCCACGCTTCCTCCGCCAAGTACTACGTTGTCCTCGACTGCGGCAGCACCGGCACCCGCGTCTACGTCTACCGCGCCTCCGTCCGCTTCAACCGCCACACCACTCTCCCAATCGCCATCACCTCCCTGAGAAACCCCTCCCACAAGAAGCCTCCCACCGGCCGCGCCTACGATCGAATCGAAACCGAACCCGGTATCGATAAATTAGTAAACAACGTGTCTGGTTTGAACAATGCACTGAAACCTTTGCTCAGGTGGGCCAAGAAGCAGATACCAGTGCGTGCTCACAAGTCTACATTTTTGTTCCTTTATGCCACTGCTGGTGTTAGGAGGCTTCCTGTTAGTGATTCTCGGTGGCTGCTTGATAATGCTTGGTCTGTGCTTAAAGACTCTCCCTTTGTGTGCCAAAGGGATTGGGTTAAGACTATTTTGGGTCCCGAAGAGGCTTATTTTGGGTGGATAGCTCTTAATTATGATAGTGGCATTTTGGGGGTTAGGCCTAGGAAGGCTACTTATGGTGCTCTTGACTTGGGTGGCTCTTCCTTGCAGGTCACGTTTGAGAGTGATCAGCAGCTGAATAGTGAGACTAGTTTGTATGTTAGGATTGGATCTGTGAGCCATCATCTCACCGCGTATTCGCTGCCGGGGTATGGACTCAACGAGGCATTTGGTAAGTCTGTGGTGTATTTGTTTAGGAAGGAGTTTGGATTGGGTGATGTGGATGTGGGTAGTGGTGGGAATATTGAGTTGAAACATCCTTGCTTGCAGGAGGGGTATAGGGAGGAATACTTGTGTTCTCGTTGTTTGTCTAGTAAGAAAGGTGGGAATGGAGGGTTTGGAGGAACTCCATTAGTGCTTGTTGGTGCTCCCAATTGGGGGGAGTGCAGCACGCTTGCAAAAGTTGCTGTGAATTTGTCTGAGTGGTCTGATCATGGTGCTGGGCTTGATTGTGGAGCGCAGCCTTGTGCTTTGGGTGATAATCTGCCTCGCCCATATGGACACTTTTATGTGATTTCTGGATTTTATGTGGTGTATAGGTTTTTCAACTTGACTTCTGAGGCCACGCTTGACGATGTGTTGGTGAGGGGTAAGGGTTTTTGTGGAAAGAGGTGGGATGTTGCAAAGAGAAGTGTTGCTCCGCAGCCCTTTATTGAGCAGTACTGCTTCAGGGCACCCTACATTGCCTCTTTGCTGAGGGAGGGTTTGCACATTAATGATAACCAGATAACTGTTGGCTCTGGAAATATCACTTGGACACTTGGGGTTGCCTTGTTGGAAGCTGGAAAGGCGTTTTCCACTAGATTTGGGCTTCGTGACTTGGAGCTTTTTCAGATGAAGATAAATCCTCTTGTTCTTGTGCCCCTTTTGTTGctttcttttattcttcttctttgtgctttATCATGTATTGGCAATTGGATGCCAAGGTTTTTCCGGAGGCAATATCTTCCCATTTCCAGGCATAACAGTGTTTCTGGTGCTTCTGTTCTCAACATACCATCTCCTTTTCGGTTCCAGCGATGGAGTCCAATGAACTCTG GGGATGGAAGACTTAAGATGCCTCTGAGCCCAAAAATTGCAAGTTCACAACAAAGCCCGTTTGGTCTAGGGCATGGTCTTGACAACAACAGTGGTGGCGTCGAGCTTATGAAGTCTTCATTGTACCCATCAGCTAGTAATGTCTCACATAGTTATTCCTCAAACAGTTTAGGGCAGATGCAGTTTGACAGTGGCAACATGGGTGCCTTCTGGTCCCCACACAGAAGTCAGATGCGTCTGCAGAGTAGGAGATCACAGTCTCGAGAAGacctgaattcctcattggctGAAGTTCATCTGGTGAAGCCGTGA